In the genome of Chryseobacterium arthrosphaerae, one region contains:
- a CDS encoding nuclear transport factor 2 family protein produces MEKIKQAIESFIKGGDNSDAELLEHILHPNYQNIQDGFFDQTGIFVISKEEYISLVRDKIFGGKPREIIYQSIEKKNNIAYAQVSLESSVLRFSSLITCVQNHGRWQIITNIPSIENK; encoded by the coding sequence ATGGAAAAAATAAAACAAGCCATTGAAAGTTTTATCAAAGGAGGTGATAACAGCGACGCTGAACTTCTGGAACATATTCTTCACCCCAATTATCAGAACATTCAGGATGGATTTTTTGATCAGACGGGGATCTTTGTTATTTCCAAAGAAGAATATATCAGCCTGGTACGGGATAAGATTTTTGGAGGGAAGCCCCGTGAAATTATTTATCAGTCTATTGAAAAGAAAAATAATATTGCCTATGCACAGGTTTCTCTGGAGAGTTCTGTTCTGCGATTCTCATCTCTTATTACCTGTGTACAGAACCATGGGAGATGGCAGATCATTACGAATATTCCTTCAATAGAAAACAAGTGA
- a CDS encoding sigma-70 family RNA polymerase sigma factor, producing the protein MQENYSRLLTYAYNITGSYEDSQDLVQDVIEKYISLDQSEIRNETNFLIKSTVNHAINFKNRHSKKMVYGEWLPEPISFDNAENKLIKEQTTRYTLLVLLEKLNARERAVYILKEAFDYSHQEIAQILDISAENSRKLLSRAGKQLQNIQYRPDHINTSADPNILQQYQQALSDGNIPKIEELLLDDIRLSADGGKRIRVIKAVEVGKSAAAQLLAFVQQQFLGNKPFSFHTFNHQPAVCFWQGDRIYNCHILDIDAQGMIREIYSIVDPEKLKRLQ; encoded by the coding sequence ATGCAGGAAAATTACAGCAGGCTGCTTACCTATGCCTATAATATTACCGGTTCATATGAGGATTCCCAGGATCTGGTACAGGATGTAATAGAAAAATATATTTCTTTGGACCAGTCAGAGATTAGAAATGAAACCAATTTTCTGATCAAAAGCACCGTCAACCATGCTATTAATTTTAAAAACCGCCACAGCAAAAAAATGGTGTACGGAGAATGGCTTCCTGAGCCCATATCTTTTGATAATGCAGAAAATAAACTGATTAAAGAACAAACAACCCGATATACCCTGCTGGTTCTTTTAGAAAAGCTGAATGCAAGGGAACGTGCCGTATACATTCTCAAAGAAGCCTTTGATTATTCCCATCAGGAAATTGCACAAATCCTTGATATTTCGGCAGAAAATTCCCGTAAACTGCTGAGCCGTGCCGGCAAGCAACTGCAGAATATACAATACCGCCCGGATCATATTAACACATCCGCTGATCCCAATATTCTCCAACAGTATCAGCAGGCATTAAGCGACGGCAATATTCCGAAAATAGAGGAACTTCTCCTGGATGATATCAGGCTCTCGGCAGATGGAGGAAAGCGGATTCGTGTAATCAAAGCGGTTGAAGTTGGAAAATCTGCTGCTGCGCAGCTTCTGGCTTTTGTACAGCAACAGTTTTTGGGCAATAAACCTTTTAGCTTTCATACTTTCAATCATCAGCCGGCAGTCTGCTTCTGGCAGGGAGATCGCATTTATAATTGTCACATTCTGGATATTGATGCCCAGGGGATGATCCGTGAAATCTACTCCATTGTAGATCCTGAAAAATTAAAAAGGCTGCAATAA
- a CDS encoding MarR family winged helix-turn-helix transcriptional regulator: MKPIEKEFFNTFTDFQCLILAHMNRGNINGVTAAHYNIIEFILRKKGATGKEISAAFNISQAAISKQLKFLITHDLIIQKQDETDRRKFNLSVTEKGRFIIENSETFRKNITRQTSAILSPKELDQFNYLLGKVLDHLRF; encoded by the coding sequence ATGAAACCGATTGAAAAAGAATTTTTTAACACATTTACTGATTTTCAGTGCCTTATTCTGGCTCATATGAACAGAGGGAACATTAATGGAGTGACGGCAGCTCATTATAATATTATTGAGTTTATTCTCCGCAAAAAGGGAGCAACGGGAAAAGAAATCTCAGCAGCTTTTAATATAAGCCAGGCAGCCATTTCAAAACAGCTGAAGTTTTTGATCACGCATGATCTTATTATTCAGAAACAAGACGAAACGGATCGCCGGAAATTTAATCTTTCTGTCACGGAAAAAGGGAGATTTATCATCGAGAACTCAGAAACTTTCCGGAAAAATATCACCCGGCAGACCTCTGCAATACTGTCCCCGAAAGAACTGGATCAATTTAATTACCTGCTGGGTAAGGTTTTAGATCATCTCAGGTTTTAA
- a CDS encoding sterol desaturase family protein, with protein sequence MNYYASDLSGYLHLFWQFSWPQWLVFSLIINVFLYLFSIGLYLFIDRTCRKRALQEKDHPVTKSDLYLSFLTIICNSLVMLIGVFLWKNGWIQLGSGQSAMTVILEVAVLLLLMDLLMYFFHYAAHLPFVYKLLHGKHHEHVSTNYLSLFVLHPLETIGFGLMMLVLLMSYDFSVISISVYLLINLIWGTVGHLNREFFPASFDRFFVGTTRFHNLHHQDETKNFGFYTSLWDRLFGTYK encoded by the coding sequence ATGAATTACTATGCATCAGATTTATCGGGATATCTGCACCTGTTTTGGCAGTTTTCCTGGCCGCAGTGGCTGGTGTTCAGTCTTATCATCAATGTTTTTCTGTATCTGTTTTCCATAGGACTTTATCTTTTTATAGACAGGACCTGCCGCAAAAGGGCTTTGCAGGAAAAGGATCATCCTGTCACAAAATCTGACTTGTATCTGAGCTTTCTTACCATCATTTGTAATAGTCTCGTCATGCTGATCGGTGTTTTTTTATGGAAAAACGGCTGGATTCAGCTGGGATCAGGACAGTCGGCAATGACGGTTATCCTGGAAGTGGCTGTACTGCTTCTGTTGATGGATCTTCTGATGTATTTCTTTCATTATGCAGCTCATTTACCTTTTGTTTACAAGCTGTTGCATGGAAAACACCATGAGCATGTAAGCACCAATTATCTGAGCCTTTTTGTACTTCATCCGTTAGAAACGATCGGTTTCGGATTGATGATGCTGGTATTGCTGATGAGCTATGATTTTTCTGTAATTTCAATTTCCGTTTATCTGCTGATCAATCTGATATGGGGAACTGTTGGCCATCTGAACAGAGAATTTTTTCCAGCCTCCTTCGACAGGTTTTTCGTGGGAACAACAAGATTTCATAATCTGCACCATCAGGATGAAACCAAAAACTTTGGATTTTATACATCTCTCTGGGACAGGCTGTTTGGAACTTATAAATAA
- a CDS encoding ATP-binding cassette domain-containing protein — MENIKITNARQNNLKNISIHIPKNKMVVFTGVSGSGKSSLVFETIGAEAQRQINETQNSFVRNRLQHYGVPDVDKIENLNVPIIINQKRLGGNARSTVGTAADVYASLRLLFSRMGRPFVGYSNVFSFNNPQGMCPECEGLGFIQTVNITTLIDKNKSLNEGAVQFPTFQPGGWRLTRYTLSGYFDNDKKLKDFTGKEWEILLYAEEHKPKHPHKDWGKTVKYEGIIPRIEKAFLKKDSKENISRKEALKNVVITKTCPSCHGKRLNEKVLSCTIQGKSIADCTALSIDELSGFINSLESKTYEVIIKELSGKLQNIINIGLQYLTLDRSTNTLSGGESQRIKMVRNLGNSLVDLLYIFDEPSIGLHPKDLQNIISIIEQIRDKGNSVLIVEHDPDIIKTADWVIDIGPGSGKNGGEVIFEGTFRELMRSKGKTGSYFAQKPVINKQPRPHSGYLEIRNADLHNLKNINVNIPTGVMTVVTGVAGSGKSSLINRVLPMFYPDITVIDQSMFAASARSNLLTYLNISDTVRQLFAHSNHVSEKLFSRNSEGACKNCKGLGVERIDLAFMDDIEQPCEECGGSGFDPKVLKYRYHQKTIVEVMNMTVSEAISFFTDQSVIRHFEVLIRLGLDYLILGQRLDSFSGGERQRLKLTRELRHSHQTIILDEPSTGLHPSDTRKLLSFFSELTDQHNTLIVIEHNLDIIAQADWIIDIGPGAGKLGGEIMFEGTPEELLKDKISYTGQFLRKHLK; from the coding sequence ATGGAAAATATAAAAATTACGAATGCAAGGCAGAATAATCTTAAAAATATTTCCATACATATTCCAAAAAATAAGATGGTTGTTTTTACGGGCGTATCAGGTTCAGGAAAATCATCGCTGGTATTTGAAACCATTGGTGCAGAAGCCCAGCGGCAGATCAATGAAACGCAGAACAGCTTTGTAAGAAACAGGCTGCAGCATTATGGCGTACCGGATGTAGATAAAATTGAAAACCTCAATGTTCCTATTATCATCAATCAGAAAAGGTTAGGAGGGAATGCAAGGTCAACGGTAGGAACGGCTGCTGATGTTTATGCTTCTCTGAGACTTCTGTTTTCAAGAATGGGAAGACCGTTTGTGGGATATTCCAATGTTTTTTCTTTCAACAACCCTCAGGGGATGTGCCCGGAATGTGAAGGATTGGGATTTATTCAGACCGTTAATATTACAACCCTGATTGATAAGAATAAATCTTTAAACGAGGGAGCGGTACAATTTCCAACCTTTCAGCCGGGAGGATGGCGATTAACCAGATATACTCTGTCCGGTTATTTTGATAATGATAAAAAGCTTAAAGACTTTACCGGTAAAGAATGGGAAATTCTGCTGTATGCGGAAGAACATAAACCTAAACATCCTCATAAAGATTGGGGAAAAACTGTAAAATATGAAGGAATTATTCCAAGAATAGAAAAAGCATTCCTTAAAAAAGATTCGAAGGAAAATATATCAAGAAAAGAGGCCCTCAAAAATGTTGTCATTACGAAAACCTGTCCATCCTGCCACGGGAAACGCCTTAATGAAAAGGTATTGTCCTGTACAATCCAGGGAAAAAGTATTGCCGACTGTACGGCACTCTCTATTGATGAATTGTCCGGATTTATCAATTCTTTAGAATCAAAAACCTATGAAGTGATCATTAAAGAACTTTCCGGGAAATTACAGAATATCATCAATATCGGATTGCAGTATCTGACACTGGACAGAAGTACCAATACGCTTTCCGGCGGTGAATCCCAACGGATAAAAATGGTCCGGAATCTGGGAAACAGCCTGGTAGACCTGCTGTATATTTTTGATGAGCCGAGTATTGGACTTCACCCGAAAGACTTACAAAACATTATCAGCATCATTGAGCAGATCAGGGACAAAGGAAATTCTGTACTGATTGTGGAACATGACCCTGATATTATCAAAACGGCAGACTGGGTGATCGATATAGGTCCCGGCTCCGGAAAAAACGGCGGTGAAGTAATATTTGAAGGGACATTCCGTGAGCTGATGAGGTCCAAAGGAAAAACAGGATCGTATTTTGCACAGAAGCCTGTCATCAATAAGCAACCAAGGCCGCACTCAGGTTATCTGGAAATCAGAAATGCAGATCTTCATAATTTAAAAAATATAAATGTCAATATTCCAACCGGGGTGATGACGGTGGTAACCGGTGTGGCCGGTTCAGGGAAAAGTTCTTTGATCAATAGGGTTTTACCAATGTTTTATCCGGATATTACGGTGATAGACCAGTCTATGTTTGCTGCCAGTGCCCGTTCCAATCTGCTCACGTATTTAAATATATCCGATACTGTGCGTCAGCTTTTTGCCCATTCTAATCATGTTTCGGAGAAACTTTTCAGCAGAAACAGTGAAGGGGCCTGTAAAAATTGTAAAGGATTGGGTGTTGAAAGAATAGATCTTGCCTTTATGGATGATATTGAGCAGCCTTGTGAAGAATGTGGCGGCTCCGGTTTTGACCCCAAAGTATTAAAGTACAGGTATCACCAAAAAACCATCGTAGAGGTAATGAATATGACTGTCTCAGAAGCTATCTCTTTTTTTACGGATCAATCGGTCATCAGACATTTTGAGGTACTGATTAGGTTAGGGCTGGATTATCTTATTTTGGGACAGCGTTTAGACAGTTTTTCCGGAGGAGAAAGACAACGGTTGAAATTAACCAGAGAACTCAGACACAGCCATCAGACAATCATTCTGGATGAACCGAGCACAGGGCTGCATCCCAGCGATACCCGGAAGCTTTTATCTTTTTTCAGTGAACTTACAGATCAGCATAATACCCTGATCGTTATAGAACATAATCTGGACATTATTGCCCAGGCAGACTGGATCATTGATATAGGACCGGGAGCAGGAAAATTGGGCGGGGAAATTATGTTTGAAGGAACTCCGGAAGAGCTGCTGAAGGATAAAATCTCCTATACTGGTCAGTTTTTAAGAAAGCATCTGAAATAA
- a CDS encoding FMN-dependent NADH-azoreductase — protein sequence MNTLLRIDSSLRTEGSYSRALGDYFIRQWKVKNPNGIILERDVTRSPLPHITQQTVEAFFSENPDSENISLSDELVSELYGCNEILITCPMYNYGIPSSLKAYFDLVIRTKKTFSGYNIPKGLLENKKAFIISSMGGIPTGALNPLESHLTQLLNHMGIADISYFPLEGTVDQAKVYDTISLQQSQILKHFN from the coding sequence ATGAACACACTACTCAGAATCGACAGCAGTCTAAGAACTGAAGGTTCTTATTCAAGAGCACTTGGAGATTATTTTATCAGGCAATGGAAAGTAAAGAATCCTAATGGAATCATCCTTGAAAGAGATGTTACCAGATCGCCTCTACCGCATATTACCCAGCAGACCGTGGAGGCCTTTTTCAGTGAAAATCCGGACTCAGAAAACATCAGCCTGTCTGATGAACTGGTCAGTGAGCTTTACGGATGTAATGAAATTCTCATTACCTGCCCGATGTATAACTATGGTATTCCTTCATCTTTAAAAGCCTATTTTGACCTGGTGATCAGAACGAAGAAAACATTTTCAGGATACAATATTCCAAAAGGATTGCTGGAAAATAAAAAGGCCTTCATTATTTCTTCCATGGGCGGCATTCCTACGGGGGCATTGAATCCTTTGGAAAGTCATCTAACCCAGCTGTTGAATCACATGGGAATTGCCGATATTTCCTACTTTCCTCTTGAAGGAACGGTAGATCAGGCAAAAGTTTATGATACAATCAGTTTACAGCAATCACAAATTTTAAAACACTTTAATTAA
- a CDS encoding S41 family peptidase, producing MRNFFKLQCIAFVFILISCTNNDENAPVFPEGSTESVNLWVQDSMRRYYYWADQMPAQPDYHLPVKDFFQSLLSPQDRFSFIVNTEDSSTYPRSVRNMYGFDYTVIQLGNGKVVTVVKLVLQNSPAFNAGLERGTVITKINGKAVTAANAETIAASMKDFTVLDLTVGSWKNGTVTDEKDIKVYYGLSFPQSTLSKIFEKNGKKAGYLYIYDFPEGMMPVLSQKFAEFKAAGVQELILDLRYNYGGSVSAAAALCALIPSGISSDSPFIIFKGNKNGGEVKRTFSQQIAYEPKAIGFNTLRANALGLGKVYILTSNSTASAAEIVINNLKPYMQVIQIGDVTLGKDMAGFVVEDRRKPRKIPWQIHPVIYKVYNANGAGEYSSGITPQISVNEYGELPLLPLGDPNETLISSVLNGNYFKTASGATVSGKTRILFQSDVPPMVFGKGR from the coding sequence ATGAGGAATTTTTTTAAACTTCAATGCATAGCTTTTGTTTTTATCCTTATTTCCTGTACAAATAATGATGAAAATGCTCCTGTTTTTCCTGAAGGAAGTACGGAATCTGTCAATCTCTGGGTACAGGATAGCATGAGAAGATATTATTATTGGGCAGATCAGATGCCTGCCCAACCGGATTATCATTTACCTGTAAAAGACTTTTTTCAGAGCCTTCTGTCTCCTCAGGACCGGTTTTCTTTTATTGTGAATACAGAAGATTCTTCCACCTATCCACGTTCTGTACGCAATATGTACGGTTTTGATTATACCGTGATCCAGTTGGGAAATGGGAAAGTGGTTACCGTGGTGAAGCTGGTTCTCCAGAATTCTCCTGCTTTCAATGCCGGACTGGAACGGGGAACAGTCATTACCAAAATCAACGGAAAAGCCGTAACCGCAGCCAATGCAGAAACCATTGCAGCATCTATGAAAGATTTTACTGTTCTGGACCTTACCGTAGGAAGCTGGAAAAACGGGACGGTGACTGATGAAAAGGACATTAAAGTATACTACGGTCTTTCTTTCCCGCAGTCTACCTTATCTAAAATATTTGAAAAAAACGGTAAAAAGGCAGGTTACCTTTATATCTACGATTTCCCGGAAGGAATGATGCCGGTTCTCAGTCAGAAATTTGCCGAGTTTAAAGCTGCCGGCGTGCAGGAACTTATCCTGGACCTGAGGTACAACTACGGAGGATCGGTATCCGCCGCTGCTGCTCTTTGTGCACTGATCCCTTCAGGAATATCATCCGATTCTCCATTCATTATTTTTAAGGGAAACAAAAACGGTGGTGAAGTGAAAAGGACTTTCTCTCAACAGATTGCCTATGAGCCCAAAGCAATTGGTTTCAATACATTACGGGCGAATGCATTAGGGTTGGGCAAAGTCTATATTCTTACGTCAAACAGTACCGCTTCTGCAGCTGAAATAGTCATCAATAATCTGAAACCTTATATGCAGGTTATCCAGATCGGGGATGTAACGCTGGGAAAAGATATGGCCGGATTTGTTGTAGAAGACCGCCGTAAGCCGAGAAAAATCCCATGGCAGATTCATCCCGTCATTTATAAAGTGTATAACGCCAATGGAGCCGGAGAATACAGCAGTGGAATTACACCACAGATTTCTGTAAATGAATATGGTGAGCTTCCCTTATTGCCCTTAGGTGACCCCAATGAAACCTTGATTTCCTCCGTCCTGAACGGCAATTACTTTAAAACAGCCAGTGGAGCAACCGTTTCAGGAAAAACCAGAATCCTGTTCCAGAGTGATGTACCTCCCATGGTTTTTGGAAAAGGAAGATAA